One Candidatus Binatia bacterium DNA window includes the following coding sequences:
- the mutL gene encoding DNA mismatch repair protein MutL, translating to MAAEEGREIRGVSPGRRIRVLPPEVSEKIAAGEVVERPASVVKELVENALDAGATSVVVEVSDAGVGRIAVTDDGAGMSPEDAVLAFRRHATSKIERAEDLFRVSSLGFRGEALAAIAAVSSVSLVTRPRESEAATRVRVRGGKILEVSECGSAPGTRIDVEDLFFNTPARRKFLRSPGAETGAVQDLLQRFALAYPAVAFSLRQEGGKAFHYPSAPSPEERVAQVLGRERFSGLLPVEARSASSRLRGWISLPGVHFPTSRNVSLFVNGRPVRDRTVLHALSSAYGSLLPAGRFPMAVLFLDVPPEDVDVNVHPTKAEVRFRRSGLVHDLVGSSVRSALGRISGPRPRPQAVEWRVEARTAPPTAARDGGAGGIPGDDARLPFVSDPPRPLAPAREASGSTGFFSSLRVVGQIFQGYLVCQSSDSLVLVDQHAAHERVVFDRLKNAYAGRAERQVLLVPRMLELRGRDIEALEAVRGELERVGFEIEPFGTGTFLVRAVPALLGEVDPGRLLTELAEEVAGKGGSRRPEADTEQVLAGLACHSAVRVGESLDEPKMRALLEALDGVPFSGHCPHGRPVFLEFSRPELERRFGRRG from the coding sequence ATGGCGGCGGAAGAGGGACGCGAGATACGTGGTGTGAGCCCGGGAAGGCGCATCCGCGTTCTTCCCCCGGAAGTCTCCGAGAAAATCGCCGCCGGCGAGGTGGTGGAAAGACCCGCTTCCGTCGTCAAAGAACTCGTCGAGAACGCCCTCGACGCCGGAGCCACGAGCGTCGTCGTCGAAGTGTCGGACGCGGGCGTGGGAAGGATCGCCGTGACCGACGACGGAGCAGGAATGAGCCCCGAGGACGCCGTTCTCGCCTTCCGGCGGCACGCCACGAGCAAGATCGAGCGCGCGGAAGACCTTTTCCGGGTGTCGAGCCTCGGCTTCCGCGGGGAAGCCCTGGCGGCCATCGCGGCGGTCTCCTCCGTTTCGCTCGTGACGCGTCCGCGCGAGAGCGAAGCGGCGACACGCGTCCGTGTTCGCGGCGGCAAGATCCTGGAGGTTTCCGAATGCGGCAGCGCTCCCGGGACGCGGATCGACGTCGAGGACCTTTTCTTCAACACCCCTGCCCGCCGCAAGTTCCTGAGGTCCCCGGGGGCCGAGACCGGAGCCGTCCAGGACCTTCTCCAGCGTTTCGCTCTCGCTTACCCCGCTGTCGCCTTTTCCTTGCGGCAGGAGGGCGGAAAGGCGTTCCATTATCCTTCGGCGCCGTCCCCCGAGGAGCGCGTCGCACAGGTCCTCGGCCGCGAGCGCTTCTCCGGACTTCTTCCGGTCGAGGCGCGCAGCGCGAGCTCGAGGCTCCGGGGATGGATTTCGCTTCCGGGTGTCCACTTTCCCACTTCCCGCAACGTCTCTCTCTTCGTCAACGGCCGGCCGGTACGCGACCGGACCGTTCTCCACGCCCTTTCCTCGGCCTACGGTTCTCTGCTTCCCGCGGGCCGCTTTCCCATGGCGGTGCTTTTCCTCGACGTTCCGCCCGAGGACGTCGACGTGAACGTCCACCCGACCAAAGCCGAGGTCCGCTTCCGGCGGAGCGGCCTCGTCCACGACCTCGTCGGGAGCTCTGTCCGGAGTGCCCTCGGGCGCATCTCGGGCCCCCGCCCTCGTCCGCAGGCCGTGGAATGGCGGGTCGAGGCTCGCACCGCCCCGCCGACGGCGGCGCGCGACGGGGGGGCGGGGGGAATCCCGGGCGACGATGCCAGGCTCCCGTTCGTGTCCGACCCTCCGCGTCCGCTCGCGCCGGCTCGAGAGGCGTCCGGCTCGACGGGATTTTTCTCCTCTCTCCGGGTGGTCGGTCAGATCTTCCAGGGCTACCTGGTGTGCCAGAGTTCCGACTCCCTCGTCCTGGTCGACCAGCATGCGGCCCACGAACGTGTGGTTTTCGATCGGCTGAAGAACGCCTACGCCGGGCGCGCGGAGAGGCAGGTTCTTCTGGTGCCCCGGATGCTCGAGCTCCGGGGGCGGGACATCGAGGCGCTCGAGGCGGTTCGCGGCGAGCTCGAACGCGTGGGTTTCGAGATCGAGCCCTTCGGTACGGGAACCTTTCTCGTACGTGCCGTCCCCGCGCTGCTCGGCGAGGTGGACCCGGGGCGCCTTCTGACCGAACTGGCGGAGGAGGTCGCCGGGAAGGGGGGCTCGCGGCGTCCCGAGGCGGACACGGAGCAGGTTCTCGCCGGGCTCGCCTGCCACAGCGCCGTGCGGGTCGGCGAGAGCCTCGACGAGCCGAAGATGCGTGCTTTGCTCGAGGCGCTCGACGGCGTGCCGTTTTCCGGTCATTGCCCGCACGGCCGCCCGGTGTTCCTCGAGTTTTCCCGGCCCGAGCTCGAGCGGCGCTTCGGTCGGCGAGGCTGA
- the miaA gene encoding tRNA dimethylallyltransferase, with protein sequence MEPRPRIAALVGPTGSGKTELAIELARRLDAEIVSADSRQVYRGLDIGSAKPTAAQRAEVRHFVLDVVDPDEPFDCARFRREATLAIADILSRGKRPLVVGGTGLYLRVLRGGLFPGPGRDEELRRELLSEEARRPGSLHRRLREVDPEAARRLHPRDLVRLVRALEVFEKTGRPISAWQAGHRFAERAFDMLLLGLDRPRAELYRRIDERCALMVQDGLVEEVQALYARGYGPDLPPLRSPGYKEIGEYLRGECTLDEALSRMARATRRLAKRQLTWFRGDPEVVWEPPDPEVLERRLRDFWEGRKA encoded by the coding sequence ATGGAGCCGCGTCCCAGGATCGCGGCCCTGGTGGGACCGACCGGTTCCGGCAAGACCGAGCTCGCGATCGAGCTGGCACGGAGGCTCGACGCGGAGATCGTCAGCGCCGACTCGCGTCAGGTTTACCGGGGGCTCGACATCGGCAGCGCCAAGCCGACGGCCGCGCAGCGGGCCGAGGTGCGGCATTTCGTGCTCGACGTCGTCGACCCGGACGAGCCCTTCGACTGTGCCCGTTTCCGGCGCGAGGCCACCCTCGCGATCGCGGACATTCTCTCCAGGGGAAAGCGCCCACTGGTCGTCGGGGGAACGGGCCTCTACCTTCGGGTGCTCCGGGGAGGGCTTTTCCCGGGTCCCGGGCGGGACGAGGAGCTGCGCCGCGAGCTTCTTTCCGAAGAAGCGCGGAGACCGGGGTCGCTGCACCGCAGGCTCCGGGAAGTCGACCCGGAAGCGGCTCGGCGCTTGCACCCCCGGGACCTCGTGCGGCTCGTGCGCGCACTCGAGGTCTTCGAGAAGACCGGGCGGCCGATCAGCGCGTGGCAGGCCGGACACCGCTTCGCCGAGCGGGCGTTCGACATGCTCCTTCTGGGTCTCGACCGCCCGCGGGCCGAGCTCTACCGCCGGATCGACGAGCGATGCGCACTCATGGTGCAGGACGGCCTTGTCGAGGAAGTGCAGGCTCTTTATGCTCGCGGCTACGGACCGGATTTGCCCCCGCTCCGCAGCCCGGGTTACAAGGAAATCGGCGAATACCTGAGAGGAGAATGCACCTTGGACGAGGCGCTTTCTCGGATGGCGCGCGCGACCCGTCGCCTGGCCAAACGACAACTCACCTGGTTCCGCGGGGATCCCGAGGTCGTGTGGGAGCCTCCCGATCCCGAGGTTCTCGAAAGGCGCCTCCGCGATTTCTGGGAGGGGCGGAAAGCTTAG
- the pheA gene encoding prephenate dehydratase: MRRDTAVPGRKRNAGPGRARKIEPASTPPGDSRSLAALRAEIDRVDREILTWLNRRAELARQIGEKKASARLGAFAPEREKKILARLAEENPGPLRPEMVRAIFRQIIASCRSLEQPLRVAYLGPEGTFSHRAAYEQFGAASELVPVDSIEAVFDEVEHGRADYGVVPVENSTHGVVAATLDRFVPSEVTIRAERLFAIRLLLLSRSGLPERVRRIVSMEQPLAQCRRWLAEHFPGVPVEPVASTAVAASLAARDDRVAAVAGELAAELYGLRVVAEAIQDEARNVTRFLVIGRDGIGPRSGDDKTTLLFLVRHEAGALERVLRPFARAGVNLLSLESRPLRGRPWEYVFFLDVEGHVSEPRLSRVLRRLEPACVSLRVLGSYPVSRVIE, translated from the coding sequence ATGCGCCGCGATACGGCCGTCCCCGGACGCAAGCGCAACGCGGGTCCGGGGCGGGCAAGGAAAATCGAGCCGGCTTCGACCCCGCCGGGAGACTCTCGCTCCCTCGCCGCGTTGCGGGCGGAGATCGACCGCGTCGATCGGGAGATCCTGACCTGGCTCAACCGGCGCGCGGAGCTCGCCCGGCAAATCGGGGAGAAAAAGGCTTCCGCGCGGCTCGGGGCGTTCGCCCCCGAGCGCGAGAAAAAAATTCTCGCGCGACTCGCCGAAGAAAACCCGGGTCCTCTCCGACCGGAGATGGTGCGGGCGATCTTTCGGCAGATCATCGCGAGCTGCCGGTCGCTCGAGCAGCCGCTCCGGGTGGCCTATCTCGGTCCGGAGGGGACGTTCTCCCACCGGGCCGCCTACGAGCAGTTCGGCGCCGCGTCCGAGCTCGTGCCCGTGGATTCCATCGAGGCCGTTTTCGACGAGGTGGAGCACGGGAGGGCCGACTACGGGGTGGTTCCGGTGGAGAACTCGACCCACGGGGTCGTCGCGGCCACGCTCGACCGCTTCGTTCCGTCCGAAGTCACGATTCGCGCGGAACGGCTCTTCGCGATCCGGCTCCTCCTGCTCTCGCGTTCGGGCCTCCCCGAGCGCGTCCGGCGAATCGTCTCCATGGAGCAACCGCTCGCGCAGTGCCGGAGGTGGCTCGCCGAGCACTTCCCGGGCGTGCCCGTGGAGCCCGTCGCGAGCACGGCCGTCGCGGCATCGCTCGCGGCGCGCGACGACCGAGTGGCGGCCGTGGCAGGCGAGCTCGCCGCCGAGCTCTACGGTCTCCGCGTCGTCGCCGAAGCGATCCAGGACGAGGCGAGGAACGTGACCCGCTTTCTCGTGATCGGACGGGACGGCATCGGGCCGCGGAGCGGCGACGACAAGACGACCCTCCTCTTCCTGGTGCGCCACGAGGCCGGGGCCCTCGAGCGGGTGCTGCGTCCGTTCGCCCGGGCGGGTGTGAACCTCCTTTCTCTCGAGTCGAGACCTCTCAGGGGACGGCCGTGGGAGTACGTGTTCTTTCTCGACGTGGAAGGGCACGTGTCCGAACCCAGGTTGAGCAGGGTGCTCCGCAGGCTCGAACCGGCTTGCGTGTCTTTGCGCGTCCTCGGCTCCTATCCCGTCTCGCGCGTGATCGAATGA
- the hisC2 gene encoding histidinol-phosphate aminotransferase 2, whose protein sequence is MTVDFASLVPSWVRSLEPYSPGMPIEELERRYGIRDSIKLASNENPLGPSPRALEAVRESLGELHRYPEGDAFVLRRKLAARLGVSPEALVFGHGSNEVLELVVRAFLSPGEEAVVAEGTFLIYRLIVQAAGGRVRSVPLREFTHDLEGMAEAVGKGTKLVFVANPNNPTGTIVRREEWRRFLEKLPGHVVVVVDEAYGEYVEDPEFPDALAATREKPVLVLRTFSKIYGLAGLRLGYGVGPPGLVEFLERVRQPFNVGTLAQVAAAAALEDHEHVERSKRLNREGMCRLAEGFRRLGLFWVPSQANFVLVRVGDGARIYERLLRRGVIVRPMAAYGFPEFVRVTVGVPEENERLLRSLEEVLREGGNDGSGG, encoded by the coding sequence ATGACCGTGGATTTCGCCTCTCTCGTCCCCTCCTGGGTCCGATCCCTCGAGCCCTACTCGCCCGGCATGCCGATCGAGGAGCTCGAGCGCCGGTACGGCATCCGCGACTCGATCAAGCTCGCCTCGAACGAGAACCCGCTCGGGCCCTCGCCGCGAGCGCTCGAGGCGGTGCGGGAGTCGCTCGGCGAACTCCACCGCTACCCCGAGGGCGACGCCTTCGTCCTTCGGCGCAAGCTCGCGGCACGGCTCGGTGTCTCTCCGGAAGCGCTCGTTTTCGGGCACGGGTCCAACGAGGTCCTCGAGCTGGTCGTACGCGCTTTTCTCTCTCCCGGCGAAGAAGCGGTGGTGGCCGAGGGGACGTTCCTGATCTACCGCCTGATCGTCCAGGCCGCGGGGGGGAGGGTACGGTCCGTCCCCCTGCGGGAGTTCACCCACGACCTCGAGGGCATGGCCGAAGCCGTGGGCAAGGGGACGAAGCTCGTCTTCGTCGCGAACCCCAACAACCCCACGGGTACGATCGTGCGTCGAGAGGAGTGGCGGCGTTTTCTCGAGAAACTCCCGGGTCACGTCGTGGTCGTGGTCGACGAGGCTTACGGCGAGTACGTCGAAGACCCCGAGTTTCCGGATGCGCTCGCGGCGACGAGGGAAAAACCGGTCCTCGTGCTGCGGACGTTCTCGAAGATCTACGGGCTCGCCGGGCTCCGCCTCGGCTACGGCGTGGGCCCCCCGGGCCTCGTCGAGTTTCTCGAGAGGGTGAGGCAGCCGTTCAACGTCGGTACGCTCGCGCAGGTGGCCGCGGCGGCGGCGCTCGAGGACCACGAGCACGTCGAACGCAGCAAGCGCCTGAACCGCGAAGGGATGTGCCGGCTCGCCGAAGGGTTCCGTCGGCTCGGTCTTTTCTGGGTTCCGAGTCAGGCCAACTTCGTGCTGGTGCGGGTAGGGGACGGAGCTCGGATCTACGAGCGACTTCTGCGCCGCGGCGTGATCGTGCGGCCGATGGCCGCGTACGGGTTTCCGGAGTTCGTGCGGGTGACGGTCGGGGTCCCGGAAGAGAACGAGAGACTCCTGCGCTCGCTCGAAGAGGTGCTCCGGGAAGGCGGGAACGATGGGAGCGGTGGCTGA
- the tyrA gene encoding prephenate dehydrogenase, translated as MGAVAERMLVAGVGLVGGSLALAARRGGLVGEVVGWGRTAENLEKARALGIVDRVERDLARAARGADLVVLAVPVRAMPEVANCVGAAAGSGAVVTDVGSVKGSLVSQLEERLGSRFVGGHPIAGTEKSGPGAARADLFEGKICVLTPTRRTSSEALEKVRALWEGVGARVRLLDPEEHDRALAWTSHLPHLFAYALVSRCPAAYREFAGPSFGDATRVASSAAEIWRDIFAANARFLAEAWESVVAEAEKFLGLADRGAVEELGAELERARRKKSDATGT; from the coding sequence ATGGGAGCGGTGGCTGAGCGAATGCTCGTCGCGGGCGTGGGCCTCGTCGGGGGATCGCTCGCCCTGGCGGCACGCCGGGGAGGGCTCGTGGGCGAGGTGGTCGGGTGGGGAAGGACCGCCGAGAATCTCGAGAAGGCCCGGGCCCTCGGGATCGTGGACCGGGTCGAACGGGACCTCGCGCGGGCGGCGCGGGGCGCGGACCTGGTCGTTCTCGCGGTCCCCGTGCGTGCCATGCCGGAGGTGGCGAACTGCGTCGGCGCCGCCGCCGGGTCGGGGGCGGTGGTCACGGACGTGGGGAGCGTGAAGGGAAGCCTCGTCTCGCAGCTCGAGGAACGGCTGGGCTCGCGCTTCGTGGGCGGTCATCCGATCGCGGGAACGGAAAAGAGCGGCCCCGGAGCCGCCCGCGCCGACCTCTTCGAAGGGAAGATCTGCGTCCTCACGCCGACGCGCAGGACTTCGAGCGAGGCGCTCGAGAAAGTGCGAGCTCTCTGGGAAGGGGTGGGGGCGCGGGTGCGGCTTCTCGACCCCGAGGAGCACGATCGCGCGCTCGCCTGGACGAGCCACCTTCCGCACCTCTTCGCCTACGCCCTGGTTTCCCGGTGTCCCGCCGCCTACCGGGAGTTCGCGGGCCCGAGTTTCGGGGACGCGACCCGCGTAGCCTCGAGTGCCGCGGAAATCTGGAGGGACATCTTCGCGGCGAACGCGCGCTTCCTGGCGGAGGCGTGGGAGTCGGTCGTGGCCGAAGCCGAAAAGTTCCTCGGTCTCGCCGACCGCGGTGCGGTGGAAGAACTCGGGGCCGAGCTCGAGAGGGCTCGGCGGAAGAAGTCGGACGCCACGGGGACATGA
- the aroA gene encoding 3-phosphoshikimate 1-carboxyvinyltransferase translates to MTELEIRPLSRPPRAVVRVPGSKSLTNRALLLAALAEGDSVVSEALFSEDTRVMSVALRQLGVAVEEDEKARRFFVRGNAGNIPVTEASLHVGNAGTAARFLVAYACLGRGRFVVDGSPRMRERPIGDLLEALGRLGAKVSSPTGCPPVRIEARGLEGGRTEVRGAASSQYLSALLLVAPYARSDTEIEVSGELVAKPYVDMTLRIMEEFGVRAEREGYRRFFVPHGQSYRGRVYRVEADASSAHYFWAAAALTGGEVTVEGVGTASVQGDVRFADVLERMGAEVVRGTDRIAVRGTGRLRGLEVDMNAIPDTAPTLAVLALFAEGPVRIRNVAHLRIHESERIRSVATELRKLGGRVEELEDGWAVEPSELRGAELDPRDDHRLAMAFSLAGLRVPGVRLRDPDCVRKTFPDFFAVLDTLRGEGT, encoded by the coding sequence ATGACGGAGCTCGAGATCCGACCGCTTTCGAGGCCGCCGCGGGCGGTCGTGCGCGTGCCGGGTTCGAAAAGCCTCACGAACCGCGCCCTGCTTCTCGCGGCTCTCGCCGAGGGGGACTCCGTCGTTTCCGAAGCGCTCTTCAGCGAGGACACGCGTGTCATGTCCGTGGCCCTGCGGCAGCTCGGCGTGGCCGTGGAGGAGGACGAAAAGGCCAGGCGGTTTTTCGTGCGCGGGAACGCCGGAAACATTCCCGTCACCGAGGCGAGCCTCCACGTGGGGAACGCCGGGACGGCCGCGCGATTCCTGGTCGCGTACGCGTGTCTCGGTCGGGGCCGGTTCGTCGTCGACGGGAGCCCGAGGATGAGGGAGCGGCCGATCGGGGACCTCCTCGAGGCACTCGGCCGCCTCGGCGCGAAGGTCTCGAGCCCCACGGGATGCCCGCCGGTGCGGATCGAGGCTCGGGGACTCGAGGGCGGAAGGACCGAGGTGCGTGGAGCCGCGAGCTCGCAGTACCTCTCGGCGCTCCTGCTCGTGGCACCCTATGCGCGGTCCGACACCGAGATCGAGGTCTCGGGCGAGCTCGTGGCCAAGCCGTACGTGGACATGACGCTGCGGATCATGGAGGAGTTCGGGGTGCGAGCCGAACGGGAGGGCTACCGGCGTTTTTTCGTCCCGCACGGTCAGTCGTACCGCGGGCGTGTTTACCGTGTCGAGGCGGACGCTTCGAGCGCCCATTATTTCTGGGCGGCCGCGGCTCTGACGGGAGGGGAGGTGACGGTGGAAGGCGTGGGGACGGCGAGCGTGCAGGGCGACGTGCGCTTCGCGGACGTGCTCGAGCGAATGGGCGCCGAAGTCGTCCGCGGGACCGATCGCATCGCGGTTCGCGGAACGGGACGCCTGCGGGGTCTGGAAGTGGACATGAACGCGATACCCGACACGGCGCCCACGCTGGCCGTGCTCGCGCTCTTCGCGGAGGGACCCGTTCGGATCCGTAACGTGGCCCACCTTCGAATCCACGAGAGCGAGCGGATCCGGAGCGTGGCCACGGAGCTACGCAAGCTCGGCGGGCGGGTCGAAGAACTCGAGGACGGCTGGGCCGTCGAACCTTCCGAGCTGCGGGGTGCCGAGCTCGACCCCCGCGACGACCACCGGCTCGCCATGGCGTTCTCGCTCGCGGGGTTGCGCGTCCCGGGGGTTCGCCTGCGCGACCCGGACTGCGTCCGGAAGACCTTTCCGGACTTTTTCGCGGTCCTCGACACGCTGCGGGGAGAGGGGACGTGA
- the cmk gene encoding cytidylate kinase: MIVAIDGPAGAGKSTVGKLVARRLGFRYVDSGAMYRAVGVLAAERGLPFDDEASLVPLCEELEVVFESDGVRILAGGRDLTEALRTADAGQWASRVSVLPGVRARLVERQRALARGGDVVMEGRDIGTVVCPDAEVKIYLDAEPRERAERRARELEERGERVDRERILREIEERDRRDRERSTAPLRPAPDAVRIDTTGRTLEEVVARVVSLVRAKAAP, translated from the coding sequence GTGATCGTCGCGATCGACGGACCCGCGGGGGCGGGGAAAAGCACGGTCGGCAAGCTCGTGGCGCGCAGGCTCGGCTTCCGCTACGTCGATTCGGGTGCGATGTATCGCGCCGTGGGAGTCCTGGCCGCGGAGCGGGGCCTCCCCTTCGACGACGAAGCGAGTCTCGTCCCGCTGTGCGAGGAGCTCGAGGTCGTCTTCGAGTCGGACGGCGTTCGGATTCTCGCGGGCGGCAGGGACCTGACCGAAGCCCTCCGCACGGCGGACGCCGGGCAATGGGCGTCGCGCGTTTCGGTGTTGCCGGGAGTTCGGGCGAGGCTCGTCGAGCGGCAGCGAGCGCTCGCGCGGGGCGGTGACGTCGTGATGGAGGGCCGGGACATCGGGACCGTGGTGTGCCCCGATGCCGAAGTGAAAATCTACCTCGACGCCGAGCCCCGCGAGAGGGCCGAGCGACGCGCCCGGGAACTCGAAGAGCGGGGCGAGCGGGTGGACCGCGAGCGCATCCTCCGGGAAATCGAAGAGCGGGACCGCAGGGATCGGGAGCGTTCCACCGCGCCGCTCCGTCCGGCTCCGGACGCCGTGCGGATCGACACGACCGGTCGCACGCTGGAGGAGGTCGTCGCGCGGGTCGTTTCGCTCGTTCGCGCGAAGGCGGCCCCTTGA
- the rpsA gene encoding 30S ribosomal protein S1, with protein MDERRENAGRGEEENFERLFEESLRTLRPGDIVRGKVVSVRPDVVTVDIGYKSEGQIPAHEFADREGNVTVREGDEVDVFFDGTDYETGAVVLSRWKAEQHKVWHQIEEAYRNGTFVEGTIVAKVKGGLRVDLGVPAFLPGSHADIRPSRNLDRFLGQRARFAVLKYNRARGNVVVSRRAVIEREREALKEETLKILEEGVILEGTVKNVTDYGAFVDLGGIDGLLHVTDMAWGRVEKPTDVVQVGEKVRVVVLKYDAERGRVSLGMKQILPNPWDTVDERYPVGARVRGRVVSVTDYGAFVELERGVEGLVHVSEMSWTKRVTHPSKVVEPGQEVDVVVLDVDSHNRRISLGLKQAAPNPWELLKVNHPVGSRVTGVVKNVTDFGIFVGLEEGIDGLVHVSDMHWTKKIRHPSELYKKGDVVEAVVLEIDPENERVSLGIKQLKPDPWKVAAERYPVGSRVKGKVTSVADFGVFVELDEGIEGLIHVSQLSTERIEKPHDHFRPGQEVEAEVTNIDPSEHKISLSIKALRRSEEKEEVESYLRQEREGARFSFEDILRAKDVQLAKDTGLRNEDEKE; from the coding sequence ATGGATGAACGACGCGAGAACGCAGGGAGGGGCGAGGAAGAAAACTTCGAGAGGCTTTTCGAGGAAAGCCTCCGGACACTCCGTCCGGGGGACATCGTACGCGGCAAGGTCGTCTCCGTCCGGCCCGACGTCGTGACGGTCGACATCGGCTACAAGTCCGAGGGTCAGATCCCTGCGCACGAGTTCGCGGATCGCGAAGGCAACGTCACGGTTCGCGAAGGGGACGAGGTCGACGTGTTCTTCGACGGCACCGACTACGAGACCGGGGCCGTCGTGCTCTCGCGCTGGAAGGCCGAGCAGCACAAGGTCTGGCACCAGATCGAGGAAGCTTACAGGAACGGGACCTTCGTCGAGGGTACGATCGTGGCGAAGGTCAAGGGCGGGCTCAGGGTCGACCTCGGTGTGCCGGCGTTCTTGCCGGGATCGCACGCCGATATCCGCCCGTCCCGCAACCTCGACCGCTTTCTCGGGCAGCGGGCGCGCTTTGCCGTCCTCAAGTACAACCGGGCGCGCGGCAACGTGGTCGTGTCCCGCCGAGCCGTGATCGAGCGGGAGAGGGAAGCGCTCAAGGAGGAGACGCTCAAGATTCTCGAGGAAGGGGTCATCCTCGAAGGGACGGTCAAGAACGTGACCGACTACGGGGCTTTCGTGGACCTCGGCGGAATCGACGGCCTTCTGCACGTCACGGACATGGCGTGGGGCCGGGTCGAGAAGCCGACGGACGTCGTGCAGGTCGGGGAGAAGGTACGTGTCGTCGTCCTGAAGTACGACGCCGAGCGGGGACGGGTGTCGCTCGGGATGAAACAGATCCTTCCCAATCCGTGGGACACCGTCGACGAACGCTATCCGGTGGGCGCCCGCGTGCGGGGCCGGGTCGTCAGCGTGACGGACTACGGGGCGTTCGTGGAGCTCGAGCGGGGGGTGGAAGGGCTCGTGCACGTCTCGGAAATGTCCTGGACCAAGCGTGTCACGCACCCCTCCAAGGTGGTCGAGCCCGGGCAGGAGGTCGACGTCGTCGTCCTGGACGTCGACAGCCACAACCGCAGGATCTCGCTGGGTCTCAAGCAAGCCGCGCCCAATCCCTGGGAGCTTCTCAAGGTCAACCATCCCGTCGGGAGTCGCGTGACCGGTGTGGTGAAGAACGTGACGGATTTCGGGATCTTCGTCGGCCTCGAGGAGGGGATCGACGGCCTCGTGCACGTCTCGGACATGCACTGGACGAAGAAGATCCGGCACCCGTCCGAGCTCTACAAGAAGGGGGACGTGGTCGAAGCCGTGGTTCTCGAGATCGATCCCGAAAACGAGAGGGTTTCCCTCGGGATCAAGCAGCTCAAGCCCGACCCTTGGAAGGTCGCGGCCGAGCGGTACCCGGTCGGCAGCCGGGTGAAGGGCAAGGTCACGTCGGTTGCCGACTTCGGCGTGTTCGTCGAGCTCGACGAGGGAATCGAGGGCCTGATCCACGTCTCGCAGCTGAGCACCGAGCGCATCGAGAAGCCGCACGACCACTTCCGGCCCGGTCAGGAAGTGGAAGCCGAAGTCACGAACATCGACCCTTCGGAGCACAAGATCTCGCTCAGCATCAAGGCCCTGCGGCGGAGCGAGGAAAAGGAGGAAGTGGAATCCTACCTCCGCCAGGAGCGGGAAGGCGCGCGATTTTCCTTCGAGGACATCCTTCGGGCCAAGGATGTCCAGTTGGCGAAAGACACCGGGCTCCGGAACGAGGACGAGAAAGAGTAA
- the ihfB gene encoding integration host factor subunit beta, translating to MTRRDLIEEVVRLYPRFSRRDAEVLVKGVFEAMAEALVRGDRIEIRGFGSFFSKHRQRREGRNPRTGKVVFVEAKRVPFFKVGKELRLRVNGRRSSEPVPREAGAPSPFGSPRLES from the coding sequence ATGACGAGAAGGGACCTGATCGAAGAAGTCGTGCGTCTCTATCCCAGGTTTTCCCGGCGAGACGCCGAGGTCCTGGTCAAGGGGGTCTTCGAGGCGATGGCCGAAGCGCTCGTGCGCGGAGACCGGATCGAAATCCGCGGATTCGGGAGCTTTTTTTCGAAACACCGGCAGCGTCGCGAGGGGCGGAATCCGAGGACCGGTAAGGTGGTTTTCGTCGAGGCCAAGCGCGTGCCTTTTTTCAAGGTCGGCAAGGAGCTTCGCCTGCGCGTGAACGGGCGTCGGTCTTCCGAACCCGTCCCGCGCGAGGCCGGGGCGCCGTCGCCCTTCGGCTCCCCGCGCCTGGAATCTTGA
- a CDS encoding hydrolase: MRVLWAPWRMAYVGGPKDPRCIFCLGADFDPRAELVLYEDPASVVLLNRYPYASVHLMVAPRSHVGDPCALDAGAFRAVTDLVRDTIGILREEYGPDGFNVGLNLGRAAGAGFEDHFHWHVVPRWHGDTNFMPLLADVRVLPEHLERTYDRLRPRFESRKVRSA, from the coding sequence ATGCGGGTCCTCTGGGCTCCGTGGCGGATGGCGTACGTCGGGGGTCCGAAAGACCCCCGCTGCATCTTCTGTCTCGGCGCCGACTTCGACCCGAGAGCGGAACTCGTCCTCTACGAGGACCCGGCGAGCGTCGTTCTCCTGAACCGGTACCCGTACGCGAGCGTGCACCTCATGGTAGCCCCGCGCTCCCACGTGGGAGACCCGTGCGCGCTGGATGCCGGGGCGTTCCGGGCCGTCACGGACCTCGTTCGGGACACGATCGGAATCCTGCGGGAAGAGTACGGGCCCGACGGTTTCAACGTGGGACTCAATCTCGGGCGGGCCGCGGGTGCGGGCTTCGAGGACCACTTCCACTGGCACGTGGTTCCGCGCTGGCACGGGGACACGAACTTCATGCCGCTTCTCGCGGACGTCCGGGTTCTTCCGGAGCATCTCGAGCGGACCTACGACCGGTTGCGACCACGCTTCGAGAGCCGCAAGGTTCGCTCCGCGTAG